Proteins encoded in a region of the Caldanaerobius fijiensis DSM 17918 genome:
- the hypB gene encoding hydrogenase nickel incorporation protein HypB, producing the protein MEIKVLKNILDANDRLANENHRIFDEKGVTAINIIGSPGSGKTSLILKTIELTKGILNIQVIEGDIESSIDAEKINATGSKAVQINTGGACHLDANMIKMSLDEMELKEGILFIENVGNLVCPAEFEIGEDHKVAVISVPEGHDKPYKYPLIFSKASAVVLTKADLLPYIEFDMDYFKEGLKSLNPNYRLFVLSVKTGEGVNDWIEWLKKHIKH; encoded by the coding sequence ATGGAGATAAAGGTTCTAAAAAACATACTTGATGCCAACGATAGGCTTGCCAATGAGAACCACCGTATTTTTGATGAAAAAGGAGTTACAGCTATAAATATCATAGGTTCGCCTGGTTCAGGTAAAACCAGCTTAATATTGAAGACCATAGAGTTGACAAAAGGTATATTGAATATACAGGTAATTGAAGGCGATATCGAGTCATCTATAGATGCAGAGAAAATAAATGCCACTGGTTCAAAAGCGGTACAGATAAATACCGGGGGGGCGTGCCATCTTGATGCAAACATGATAAAGATGTCCCTTGACGAGATGGAATTGAAAGAGGGAATTCTTTTTATCGAAAATGTCGGCAATTTGGTTTGTCCTGCAGAGTTTGAGATAGGCGAGGATCACAAAGTAGCAGTGATAAGTGTACCGGAGGGACACGATAAGCCATACAAATATCCATTGATTTTTTCAAAAGCTAGTGCTGTAGTACTGACTAAAGCCGACTTACTTCCATATATTGAGTTTGATATGGACTATTTTAAAGAGGGCCTAAAATCATTAAATCCAAATTATAGGCTTTTTGTTCTCAGTGTTAAAACTGGAGAAGGAGTAAATGACTGGATTGAATGGCTTAAAAAACATATAAAACATTAA
- a CDS encoding NADH-quinone oxidoreductase subunit C, translated as MVEAKEITIENLLDEVKYYHDSGYRFVTTTCIDMGDKFQIYYHFDKDMKLENLKLIVDKNTRVPSISSIYFCSILSENEMQDMFGIEFDGLVVDYGGKFLLGEDSPLTPQAHIQVIKKPSAETAEDKKGETDKSSKESDNKKSDSL; from the coding sequence TTGGTAGAGGCGAAAGAAATTACTATAGAAAATTTGCTGGATGAAGTCAAATATTACCATGATTCTGGCTATAGGTTTGTAACGACGACCTGCATAGATATGGGTGATAAATTCCAGATTTATTATCATTTTGATAAAGATATGAAATTAGAAAACCTAAAGCTGATTGTGGATAAGAATACCAGGGTTCCCAGCATATCTTCGATTTATTTCTGCAGCATATTGTCGGAAAATGAAATGCAAGATATGTTTGGAATAGAATTCGATGGATTAGTAGTAGATTATGGTGGAAAATTCTTGCTGGGGGAAGACTCACCGTTGACTCCACAGGCCCATATTCAGGTAATAAAAAAGCCGTCTGCAGAAACAGCTGAGGATAAAAAAGGAGAAACAGATAAATCCAGTAAGGAATCAGATAACAAAAAAAGCGATTCATTATGA
- a CDS encoding hydrogenase large subunit: MSDRSIIPFGPQHPVLPEPIHLRLVVEDEKVVEALPAVGYVHRGLEKLVDIKSTDQMVYVVERICGICSCMHGQAYCQGIEQLMGIEIPERAKYLRVIWAELHRMHSHLLWLGLLADAFGYESLFMQTWRVREKIMDILDRTSGNRVIISVNIVGGVKKDIDAELQKWTLESLNDVERELREIYDIMKDDYTIKKRTVGVGVIKAEEAYELGLVGPMLRASGIAQDVRMTGYAAYKDLDFEPVVEKDGDSYARMMVRMRELFQSIDLIRKAFEKMPGGEINVKVKGSPDGEVISRVEQSRGEVLYYIKANGSKNLERLRVRTPTFANVAALLKIVPGCQLADVPVLVLTIDPCISCTER, translated from the coding sequence ATGAGTGATAGGAGCATTATTCCCTTTGGGCCACAGCATCCGGTGCTTCCCGAGCCTATACATCTGAGACTAGTGGTAGAAGACGAGAAAGTGGTGGAAGCACTTCCTGCTGTAGGTTATGTTCACAGAGGTTTGGAAAAACTGGTGGATATAAAGAGCACTGATCAAATGGTTTATGTGGTTGAGCGAATTTGTGGTATTTGCAGTTGTATGCATGGACAGGCTTATTGTCAGGGTATTGAGCAGTTAATGGGCATTGAAATACCTGAAAGAGCAAAGTATTTAAGAGTAATATGGGCAGAATTGCACCGTATGCACAGTCATCTTTTGTGGTTAGGGCTGTTGGCAGATGCATTTGGGTATGAGAGTCTTTTTATGCAGACCTGGAGAGTAAGAGAAAAAATAATGGATATACTGGATAGGACATCGGGGAATAGAGTAATAATATCTGTAAATATAGTAGGTGGTGTCAAAAAAGATATCGATGCAGAGCTGCAAAAATGGACTTTGGAAAGCTTGAATGATGTTGAGAGGGAATTAAGAGAGATATACGACATAATGAAAGACGATTACACCATAAAAAAGAGAACGGTTGGAGTAGGCGTTATAAAAGCAGAGGAAGCTTATGAGCTGGGACTGGTAGGACCTATGCTGAGAGCTAGTGGTATTGCTCAGGATGTAAGGATGACAGGCTATGCAGCCTATAAAGACCTTGATTTTGAACCTGTTGTAGAAAAAGACGGTGACAGTTATGCCAGAATGATGGTAAGGATGAGAGAGCTGTTTCAATCCATTGATCTTATAAGAAAGGCTTTTGAAAAAATGCCAGGTGGAGAGATAAATGTAAAGGTAAAGGGTAGTCCTGATGGAGAAGTAATATCGCGTGTAGAACAGTCCAGGGGCGAGGTACTGTATTATATTAAAGCTAACGGCAGCAAAAATCTAGAAAGATTGAGAGTCAGAACACCAACTTTTGCCAATGTAGCTGCTCTTTTAAAGATCGTGCCTGGCTGTCAGTTAGCTGATGTGCCCGTATTGGTGCTTACGATAGATCCTTGCATTAGCTGTACTGAAAGATAG
- a CDS encoding HypC/HybG/HupF family hydrogenase formation chaperone, translating to MAQNMCLGVPAKIIEIEDTMALVEFGGASRKISIAMLPDAAVGDYVIVHAGYAISKVDEEEALEELNLWREVMGS from the coding sequence GTGGCGCAAAACATGTGCCTAGGGGTTCCAGCAAAAATTATAGAAATTGAAGACACTATGGCTCTTGTGGAATTTGGGGGAGCCAGTAGAAAAATATCCATAGCCATGTTACCAGATGCAGCGGTTGGCGACTATGTTATCGTTCATGCAGGATACGCCATAAGTAAAGTGGATGAAGAAGAGGCTTTGGAAGAATTAAACTTATGGCGAGAGGTTATGGGTTCGTGA
- the hypA gene encoding hydrogenase maturation nickel metallochaperone HypA: MHELSVTQALVDMAVSEAAKAGATSIDKINIVVGELTGIVGESVQFYFELISAGTLAEGAQLSFRYVPAEFHCDKCGYNYNRNGFSFRCPKCGNAGVITKRGNELYIENIEVSFDGDKGSKKHT, translated from the coding sequence ATGCACGAGTTATCAGTTACGCAAGCTCTTGTAGATATGGCTGTTTCGGAGGCTGCAAAGGCAGGGGCAACCTCTATTGATAAGATAAATATCGTCGTAGGAGAATTAACGGGTATTGTCGGTGAGAGCGTGCAATTTTATTTTGAGCTCATAAGCGCCGGTACACTGGCAGAGGGTGCACAACTCTCTTTTAGATATGTGCCGGCGGAATTCCACTGTGATAAGTGTGGTTACAATTATAATAGAAATGGCTTTTCTTTCAGGTGTCCAAAATGTGGCAATGCGGGCGTTATAACAAAGAGAGGTAATGAACTTTATATTGAAAATATTGAGGTGAGTTTTGATGGAGATAAAGGTTCTAAAAAACATACTTGA
- the hypD gene encoding hydrogenase formation protein HypD encodes MKRVDVELIRKIRQKIADLNPGIPIVFMEVCGTHTMAIARAGIRQMLPDNIRMISGPGCPVCVTSSQDIDLAIAFSTLPNVILTTFGDMIRVPGSYTRLSEMRAKGCDIRVVYSVYDALEIARENPSKEVVFEAVGFETTAPSIADAIVRAKKEKIMNFSVLSLHKTVPMSLRALLDMGDIKIDGFLLPGHVSAIIGVKPYRFLPIDYGIGGVISGFQPEDILFSIAALLKQIKEGPQIQNQYSRVVKEEGNVEALRAIDEVFEPCDSYWRGIGIIKNSGLKIRDKYADFDAGMRFPVKVFDSKEPAGCRCGDVLRGIIEPQECPLFARACTPDNPIGPCMVSSEGSCGIWYSERAYRVREVQI; translated from the coding sequence ATGAAAAGGGTGGATGTAGAACTTATAAGGAAGATAAGGCAGAAGATTGCAGACTTAAATCCTGGTATTCCTATAGTTTTTATGGAAGTTTGTGGCACCCACACCATGGCTATAGCCAGGGCAGGCATCAGGCAGATGTTGCCCGACAATATAAGGATGATTTCAGGCCCGGGATGTCCTGTATGTGTGACATCATCCCAGGATATAGACCTGGCTATAGCTTTTTCAACATTGCCCAATGTGATTTTGACAACTTTTGGTGATATGATAAGGGTACCAGGCAGTTATACGCGGTTGTCTGAGATGAGAGCTAAAGGATGCGATATAAGGGTGGTATACTCGGTATATGACGCCCTTGAGATCGCGAGAGAAAACCCGTCAAAAGAAGTGGTTTTTGAAGCTGTTGGATTTGAAACAACGGCTCCCTCTATTGCGGATGCTATAGTCAGGGCAAAAAAAGAAAAGATCATGAATTTTTCGGTTTTATCTCTGCATAAAACCGTTCCTATGTCATTGAGAGCCCTTTTAGATATGGGGGATATAAAAATAGACGGCTTTTTGTTGCCAGGACACGTGAGCGCCATTATAGGGGTAAAACCGTACAGATTTCTGCCTATAGATTATGGTATAGGCGGAGTTATATCTGGATTTCAACCTGAAGATATATTGTTTAGCATTGCGGCATTGCTTAAACAGATCAAAGAGGGACCACAGATACAGAACCAGTATAGCCGTGTAGTAAAAGAAGAAGGAAATGTAGAAGCGCTTAGAGCAATAGATGAGGTCTTTGAACCCTGTGATTCGTATTGGCGTGGAATTGGTATTATAAAGAATTCGGGGCTTAAAATAAGAGATAAATACGCGGACTTTGATGCTGGTATGCGATTTCCAGTGAAGGTATTTGATTCAAAAGAACCTGCTGGATGTCGCTGTGGCGATGTTTTGAGAGGTATAATTGAACCGCAGGAATGTCCGCTTTTTGCTAGGGCTTGTACTCCTGATAACCCAATAGGTCCATGTATGGTGTCATCAGAAGGTAGTTGTGGGATCTGGTATTCAGAAAGAGCTTATAGGGTGCGAGAGGTACAAATATGA
- a CDS encoding NADH-quinone oxidoreductase subunit I — MVLKMGIRLFKNLFTGPATRLKMREPFEKQRGHIDIDIEKCIFCGRCSRECPSGCIKVDRKAATWELNPFECIICGVCVDVCPTKALSMLKEFRDPSDKKSLKGYKGTPPTRPTKGSNSDDAEKSVKSPEKKASDSKKNEVA; from the coding sequence GTGGTGTTAAAGATGGGAATAAGGTTATTTAAAAATTTATTTACAGGGCCTGCTACAAGGCTTAAAATGAGGGAACCGTTTGAAAAACAAAGAGGTCATATTGACATAGATATCGAAAAATGTATATTCTGTGGCAGGTGTTCCAGAGAATGTCCATCGGGGTGTATAAAGGTTGATAGGAAAGCGGCAACGTGGGAACTAAATCCTTTTGAATGCATAATATGCGGAGTATGTGTCGATGTATGTCCTACAAAGGCCCTATCTATGCTAAAAGAGTTTAGGGATCCGTCAGATAAAAAAAGCTTGAAGGGCTATAAAGGAACACCACCTACAAGGCCTACAAAAGGTTCGAATAGCGATGATGCAGAAAAATCAGTAAAATCACCCGAAAAAAAAGCTTCTGACAGTAAAAAAAATGAGGTGGCCTGA